The following are from one region of the Arachis duranensis cultivar V14167 chromosome 10, aradu.V14167.gnm2.J7QH, whole genome shotgun sequence genome:
- the LOC107470305 gene encoding uncharacterized protein LOC107470305, with protein MGVVTEPKEDPAIEELKEIKAHEETNNVTLHAPLLREEPEEDSSSDEEEKSKEEQIARYLAILRKLKANSSYTEALEEEDKPVVLAKECNALVQKKLPQKMPDPGSFLILCTIRTISFEKALCDLGSGINLMPLSVMKRLEILEVQCAIISLEMADKTLKRSYGMVEDVLVKVDDLYIPVEFVILDTGDDRNESIILGRPFLAIAKAIIDVERGDLVLRLHEDCILFKIPNPQSSADRESTIVQHIVSQPSLSVESFTEPPDTNSKFGVGQPSSSTGKKVSKILSLEHVELIHESTGRKFTVRGKDLST; from the exons ATGGGGGTTGTAACCGAACCCAAAGAGGACCCTgctattgaggagctcaaggaaATCAAAGCTCATGAGGAGACTAATAATGTCACCTTGCATGCTCCTTTGCTGAGAGAAGAACCTGAAGAAGACTCTTCTTCAGACGAGGAAGAGAAGTCCAAAGAAGAGCAAATTGCTCGGTACCTGGCAATCCTCAGGAAGCTGAAGGCCAACTCTTCTTATACAGAGGCGTTGGAGGAGGAGGACAAGCCTGTGGTCCTGGCCAAGGAGTGCAATGCCTTGGTTCAGAAGAAGCTCCCTCAAAAGATGCCAGATCCTGGAAGCTTCTTGATTCTCTGTACTATAAGGACCATCAGCTTTGAGAAGGCACTATGCGACCTTGGCTCAGGCATCAATCTGATGCCTCTGTCTGTAATGAAGAGGCTAGAAATTCTAGAGGTGCAGTGTGCCATAatctcattggagatggcagacaagaccCTAAAAAGGTCGTATGGTATGGTGGAGGATGTCCTAGTGAAGGTTGAcgacctttacatccctgtagAGTTTGTGATTCTAGATACTGGGGATGACAgaaatgaatccatcatccttggaaggccTTTCCTAGCCATTGCTAAGGCCATAATTGATGTGGAAAGAGGAGATCTAGTTCTAAGACTACATGAGGATTGCATCTTATTCAAGATCCCCAACCCTCAGTCTTCTGCTGACAGAGAAAGTACCATAGTACAGCACATTGTGTCTCAGCCTTCCCTCTCAGTGGAGAGCTTTACAGAACCCCCAGACaccaactctaagtttggtgttgggcaacCATCATCAAGCACTGGGAAGAAAG TGAGTAAGATCCTGTCtctagagcatgtggagctTATTCATGAGAGCACAGGAAGAAAGTTCACTGTAAGGGGTAAAGATCTGAGCACCTAG